The Candidatus Fukatsuia endosymbiont of Tuberolachnus salignus nucleotide sequence TGCAGCAACAACCAGGGTGGTTTGCAGTGTTTCCTGCCGCGTAGGCCAAATCACCTTACGCATTTCAGTACGCGCTTCACGAGCAAAGGCAATAGTGGCTTTGCCCTTTACCGTCACCAACACCACAGCACCAGCAATCGCGATAATAACCAGTACTGCCAACGCACGCAGTGGCAAAGTAACATCACGGTAATAGTAATTACCGACAACAGCCACAATTAACAATACGGCAACAACAGACCATTTAATCGTTTCTAAACCGCTACGGCTACCTTGAGCTTGTATATTCACACTCATAAACCAACCCGTCATTTTAAATCAAACAAACCCTAATGTAACAACTTCGGCGATTGTATCACACTTACAAAGACAGAGCAGTCATCTTCAATCGATCGACAAACACGGACAATAGTGACATAAAATTGGGAGGAGGTGATACTAGACTGATGCAGAGGCGCGACGCTACGCACTACTTACCAATAGGCATAATACAATCTGGAGCGGGCAGTGGGAATCGAACCCACGTCATCAGCTTGGAAGGCTGAGGTAATAGCCATTATACGATGCCCGCAGAAGCACTGAGTAGAAAAATCAAATCTGGTGGTGGGAGAAGGATTCGAACCTTCGAAGT carries:
- the secE gene encoding preprotein translocase subunit SecE; protein product: MSVNIQAQGSRSGLETIKWSVVAVLLIVAVVGNYYYRDVTLPLRALAVLVIIAIAGAVVLVTVKGKATIAFAREARTEMRKVIWPTRQETLQTTLVVAAVTTVMSLILWGLDGILVRLVSFITGLRF